The sequence below is a genomic window from candidate division KSB1 bacterium.
GGATTGCGTAGGGGAGTTTCCACGAATCTGAAGTAAATTTCTCGATGACGTCGAGGTTGTCGTTTGTAAAGACATCTCCGTCTGCCGGTTGGAAGACAAAGAGGATGTTATCGTTTTTGGTATAAATATTCTGCAAAGACTCGAAAGCGTTGAGCTGTGGATTATCCTTGCTGAAAAACACGCGATAGCTGGCATCAAAAAACAGGTTCTTGCCGCCGCTGCCGACTAATCCAGCAAAAATAAGGGTGAGGATTAAAATTGGCCAGCGCCAGCGAATGACCCACTTTGTGTAAGAAACGACCATCTGGTCGACTTTTGTGCCCATTAGGCAAGCCTCCTTTTGAAGTTTCGAATTTAAAGATTCAAATCGAAATATGCTACAAAATTCATTTCAGAAATTTTTACAATTTATTCTCTGCCATGGCTTTCTCCATCATGCTGCCGAACATTTCAGCATTAGCTTTTCGCGACAGGAGTCTCTTACTCAAAAATGCCATGAAATTATTTCTGCCACCCGGGATCACAGAGTACTTTTTACCAAGGGCTGCCAGCGCGGTCGTCACAACCGGTTCAACTTCCATCAGGCCTACCGGCATTTTCGACCATTCAACTCCATCCATCTTTGCATACATCTCGGTGTTTGTTAAGCCCGGAGAAAGTACTGTCACGTCGACGCCTTGTTTCTTCAATTCGTAATTTAAAGCTTCGCCGAACGTGGCAATGTAAGCTTTGGAAGCGGCGTAATTGGCAAAAAACGGTACTGCCTGGTAACCCAACGTTGAGGAAACGAAAATAATTCCACCTCGTTTTCTCTCTGCCATTTTGAGTCCAAAGTGATGAGCCAGCTCCATGGGGGTGATGGCATTGAGTTGCATAAGGTTCCGCTCCTGTTGCCGATCATTCTTGAGAAATGCGCCATGCGTTTCCACGCCGGCACTATTTACCAACATGCCGATCTCGAGACCT
It includes:
- a CDS encoding SDR family oxidoreductase, which translates into the protein MKDYKTQYGSWALVTGASSGIGKEFTRQLAATGLNLVLTARRIDRLDEMAENLKKEYSIEVRTVQADLSKPDAVEILAKATAGLEIGMLVNSAGVETHGAFLKNDRQQERNLMQLNAITPMELAHHFGLKMAERKRGGIIFVSSTLGYQAVPFFANYAASKAYIATFGEALNYELKKQGVDVTVLSPGLTNTEMYAKMDGVEWSKMPVGLMEVEPVVTTALAALGKKYSVIPGGRNNFMAFLSKRLLSRKANAEMFGSMMEKAMAENKL